Within the Nitrospira sp. genome, the region GACACTCACTGACTCCTCTTCCTGCATGAGTTCCAGAACTTCACCCGTCGCTGTTGGCTCTTCTGCCGCATGTACTGGTGAACAGGGAATGGCGGCGTACATGTTGAGAAGCATAAGGGAGATCCGGACTAGGTCCTCCCAGGGTTCCTCAGAGACTAATCGATCAATACAGATTCTTGTTTTTCTAGGTGAGCAGGATTGATAACAGGAAGGAACAACATCCACTTCTACGAATTCTACGACGCGCTGGCGCATGAAGGCATGCCCCGATGGATGATGATTGATAGGTTGAGCAAGAGGGATGCGCGACGGGGGTCAGAAAGTGTGGGCGAGGGAGTGAGAAGTGCTCCATGTCATTCAATGTGTTACGTGATCAAATTGCACGTATTTATTACCTCTTGAGATTGAATTTGTATCAGTTCGGATACATCCGAACGTATCTAGCTTGATACACGGCCCTTTGCTTCTATGCGGTTTCAGTCTCTTGCCTGCTTTTGGTCTGAAGAAGTCGCCTGAATAGGCGAAGAATCACGTCCCAAGACCAGCTCTTCTGCATGCTATCAGAAACGTGGGTAGGGACCGAGTGGCTCATGCCATTACTGTGCGGAGAGTAGGATGGCACACTACTGCGGGAGGTCGGTTGTCTTGCCGCCTTTCGTTAAGTCCGGCCTTTTCTCCAGGTCAAATCCCGTGCTCTCATCAGCCGCATCAGTTCGTGTCCGCCTCGTTCAGTGAGACGATAGACACCACGTGCTTTGTCATCGTACAAGTAGCCTTCCTTCACGAGCATGCCGATATGTGAGGTTATGGTCGTGATGCTCGATTCGATCTGAGCGGCGTCCTCGTGAGTCATTGCACCACCACGCTTCTGTACGAGGTGCAGGAGTTTCAAGCGGATTACTTCGTCCTCGCTGTGCGGCATCACACTGTGAACCATAGCAGCGTAGACTCTCGTAGTCGAGTATGGACGCATTCCTTGTGCGTAGAATCATATAGACCTATTTTGACAATGCGTGCAACTGGACTTGAGCCGTCTACGATCAGCGCGAGTCCCTTGGTAAAGACACGCAATGCCGTATAGGAGGGCGACCGTAGAGCATGATGAGAATGGCCGGCGCTGCGATTCAATCAGGCGAAAGCACCGGCTTCATTGACTATGCCTAGAGGTGGATGGCTTAAGTACACTAGTGAACAGTGCATGTTACAAAGACAGAAGGTTTTGGAGAGGAAGTGAGGATCGGTTATGCCGTCAATGTTAAGAGTAGGTGAGTATGGTATGGCGGAGAGAGCGGGCCTTGAACCCACGGTCCAGTTGCCCAGACACCAGTTTCGAGAGCAATCTGATCGGGAATTGCAGGATGCATGATCTGAGAGCGAAGATGATCCACTTCCAACTATCGCATCGAGTTGTATGGCGTGTGAGGGGCACGAGGCCCAACGGTTACGCACTTGCGATGACAGTCCTGGGCCATCACTACTCCGTACGGAGCTTCAACCAGTCGGTATCCAGAAGAGTAGGGCCCACATGGGGTGTACAGGTAGCCGGTTTGCACACGGCAGGGCAAAGGGGGTCTTCAACGTAGGAGAGAGCCGCTTCAACTCTCGCCACTCACAAACCCGTCGCTTGCTCACCCACCGCAGACTATTGGCCGATGTTGGTCGATCTGCCTAACCGTCTCAAGCGATCACTTTTGCTTGATCTCACATCATCGGCAACAGGTTCACGGGAAACAACGCGCGCCTTCAGCCGAACAGCGAAACGCCGTGGTAGTGGGCGATTGAGAAATTGACATTGGAACGACATCAAGCATGCTTATCACCAGGATGAGGAACAGGAGGAAAGTACTCACTAGACACCCCATGACGATGACTCGTTTCATGTGGAACTCCATTTCTCCCGGTAGGGGGTGGATGGACGGAACGGGGCACTGACAGCTGCCAGTGCTATGAGAGCGAGTTCAGACAGATTCGTTGGAGTGCATCCAACTCGGGCTATCCCGCCGCAGGAGTCGATTGGGGACAAGGCGGACTGAATGAAGGAAGGAGCTGAATTACCTGCCGCGCACGTTTCGAGAGTACCGGTCTTCAGGTGTGTGGGACGTGACCGGCTCCTCTTGGCAGCTTCATCGATGTTCTGGATGCGTGCCATGTGAACCCCCCGGTGCGACTAAAATCGGGACTGCTACGGCGACTCAATGTGCAAAGAGGCCCTCAACGGTGACGTGTGTGGTTCGTGTCGGTGCATTGTGTCGCTAGGGACTCATCCTTTCGTCTTCTGCTTTACGTCGCACAGATGAAAGACCGCAATGCCCCAGAGGTGGCACGAGAGGATAATTCGGGGGGTGCGAGTACCTGTAGATGGCTTCGAACCTGACCATCGGTCGTGACCATTTCTAGTGTTTGTATTGTCCTAGATCCTTCCAGCTCGACAATGCCTTGGATTTCTAGGCAGTTAGCAGTTGCCTTTGTCACTCTTGAGAAGGATAGCAAGAAACCTTCTCTTGTCAATTGGAGGGCAGGACACGTTGTAAGCGGGCTGGCTATATTAGCCAAGGAATGGGAGCGATTTGAGGGGAAGGGGATGAAGGCGTTGAAGGGATGTGGAGTTAGAGAAGTGCGTAGACCTGACTTAGAAAACTATCGAGGAGAATTCACCAAGTAACATAGATAGAATGAGAAACGTCACGTGCGATTTCTGCCGGAGGTTGACGATTCAATAGCTAGCCACTCTAAGATTAAGATCGGCATTTACATATGGCGGAGAGGGTGGGATTTGAACCCACGGTCCAGTTGCCCAGACACCGGTTTTCGAGACCGGCACGTTCGGCCACTCCGTCACCTCTCCATCCAAGCCGTCGAAGTGGTGGAGCTTACCGTGATGGCTTAGGATTTTCAAAGAAAAACCTTAATGGTCAAGGATGAGATCGCTGTAAGTGGGACGGAAAAACCCTGGATAATTCAATGGAGACGATATGGGAAACTCTTTCCTTCCCGCCTGCGCTGAGTGGAGCCGAATTGTGCGTATTCAAGGCCGAATGGACCTCTGTGCGGGAGTTCACCACGACCTTCGAGCGATGGCTGGCTCCTGGTGAATCCGCGCGAGTTGCGGGCACAAGTCACCTTCGCGTGCGGGAGCGATTCGTGCTGTCGCGAGGGATTCTGCGACTCTTACTCGGGCGATATATACGCTGCGATCCTGCTCGTGTGGACATTGTTCTCGAAGCATCAGGCAGACCTATTCTCGGACCATCCCACGGCCCTGGCGGGCTTCGGTGGAGTCTCGCTCATTCACACGAGGCCGTCGTTGTGGCGCTGTCTCACCATCTCCGAGTCGGAATCGATCTGGAGTATCTTGGTCGGCCGATGCATGCCTCGGAGGTCGCTCATCGATTCTTCCATGCGAATGAGGCAACGCGACTCGATACGCTTCCAGAGGACGGCCGAACGGAGGCGTTCTTTCATTACTGGACTGCGAAGGAAGCCGTGCTGAAGGCTACGGGGCTGGGGCTGTCGGGGGCGCTGGATCGGTGTGTCGTCGAGTATCAACCGGGTGCCGCGAGCGCGATCGTGCATTGTGCCGAGAACGATCATGTGAGTCCATGGCACGTCGCCTACCTCGGGCCGTATCCTCAGTACCTTGCGGCGATCAGCGCCGAAGGTCGGGAGTGGACGTATCGATGCGTGGATGCGTCACGGGCATTCCTCAATGCTTTGATCGAGGGACACATGGGTCACGACGGGCCGGTTCCAGAATCCCGAAGGCCACGGAAGAACGACTGAAGGAGTATCTGACTCTCTTCCTCACCAAGTCGGGTGAGCACCTGCACGCGGTGATTCAACCGCGGGTCCTGAACCAGGTTATAGAGCGATCCGCATGCGCCGGCCTTGGGGTCGAAGGCCGCGAAGACCAACCGTGGAATGCGGGAGAGCACCGCTGCTCCAGCACACATCGCGCATGGTTCAAGGGTGACATACAATGTCGTGTCGAGCAGCCGCCATGTCCCGAGCAGCGCGGCCGCCTCGCGGATCACGATCAATTCGGCATGAGCGGTGGGGTCCTGACGGCTTTCTCTGAGGTTGTGCGCGCGAGCTATAATCCGGTGTTCGTGCACGAGCACGGCTCCGATGGGCACTTCCCCGGCGGCAGCGGCACGCGTCGCTTCGCGTAGAGCTTCGTCCATGAACGTGCGATCCCGATCCGTTTCTGAGTGCATGCCGCCAAGCTCCCCACGATGGCCGCAAATAGCTACTTGTTTGCGGTGAGGCGGACCATAGCATAGCGATCTCATACCGGAACAGGCCCGCTGACATGGAAATGGACTATGGAGTCCCGATGAGGTAGGTCGATCCCGTGGGCTCGGTCGCTCCGCGACCGGTTTCCAGCGTCACGGCAAACTTGGTGATGCCAGCGATGGCCGATAGCCCGTTCACGGCGAGGCGGGCCTTCCGCCCTTGATCGACCCCGAAGATGCCGGCGTTGATGGGCTTTACGTCAATGGCCCACAGTTGATAGGTCGACCCTGGTGGAGGGGGCGGCAGATTGTACGCGTAGAGGAACGCCTTGCCTCTCGATGGTTCATAGAGCACAAGGCCGGCAGTTCCCGGGGTCGCATCCACTCCCTGCATCGGAATGACACGAACGGTGGGCGAGCGAAACAGCGTGGCAATCTCTGCAAATTGCGCACGCGATCGTTTCAGGGCCGCGGAATCCTGCCCGAGTTGTGCGAGCTGGTTTCGTAGATCATCCAATTCCGCTTCCCGCAGGATGACGGTTTCCCGCAGTTCATTCGCAGCCGTATCCCTTTTTGCCGACGCAGTCCTCACTTCCGCCAGGGCGGCGTCGCGCTGGTGGAGGTGTGATTCTATCTCGACCAGTCGTTCTTTCGCATGGCGCAGCTCGCTCTGAAGTGATGCCGTGGCTGCGGAGTCCGCTGTCGTACGAACGTAGGCGGCATACCCCATGTACAGGAAGCTGACTATGAAGACCGCCCCAAGTATGCCGAAGACAGGCGGGGTGCAGTCGGGAAATCGTGGAGTGGGCGGAAACAGATGTTTCATCCATTCGCCGGGCTCAAGACTCGGCTGATGAGGGCGTCTTTGGATTTCGGCCACGGGTTGAGACGGGGGGCGCGGTGCGACAATCTTAGTCTTGAGGGGCCGCGGAGGGGCGACCGGTGGCAGCGCATAGGGTATGGCCGCAGCGACAGCCTGAAATTCCTTCAAACCGGCATGACAGACCGGGCAGCCGGTGAGGAGGTGGGTATCGATTTCCTGGCGTTCCGCGCGGTCAAGAGCGCCGGATGCGTAGAGGGACAGCGTTTCGACCAGTTCCTCATGTACCATAGCGGGGCGATGCGTCGTCGGTCGACTGGAGTCCGGTGCGGAACTGCTGCATCCCAGCCCGAATTCGCTGCTTGATGGTGCCAGGGGGTTCGTTGAGACGGGAGGCGATGTCCAGATAGGTCAGCCCGTCGAAATACGCCCACTCGAGGGCTTGACGCGATTCATCGGGTAGTCCTTGGTATGCCCGACTCGCGCGATGGCGACGTTCTACTTCGGCCGGATGGTCCGTAGGCCCGGTGACCAGGTCGATGATGGGCACCAAGTTCTTATCCTGAACGGTCGGTCGCGCTCCGGATCGATGCGCACGGGCTCGAGCCCGTTCAATCGCACGCGTACGGGTCATGGCAACCAACCAGGCCATCGGCGTTCCGCGAGAAATGTCGTACCGCGCGGCCTTACGCCAAATCTCCGAATAGACGTCTTGGAGAATGTCGGCGGCTTCGTCACGCTGTCCGAGTATCCGTAACGCAAGGGTAAACAGCAGGCAACTCGACGTGTCGTAAAGCCGCCCGAAAGCCTCCAGATCACCCTTTGCGACTCGAGCCAGCAGTTGCTCGTCGAGTGGGGAATCCGATTCGGTGTCGTCCATCTGGTACTGGGTGCTTTGAATCCACGATGCCGTAACGGACGACATGATAGCATTGCTCCCGTGAACGACAAATTGGATTCACATTTGACGGCGAAGCCGCGCGGATAGCGATAGGCGCAGGAGGAGGAAGACGCCAATATGTCCGTTGCTAGGTGGACCAGTGTGAGAAGACGTCGTTGAGCCGGAGCGAATCCGTCCAGGTTCTCTGTGTCAGAGTGCGGCTGGGACAATGCCACGTTCCCAGAGTCACGCGGCCCCATCGGGCTTCGAGCGTGTCCGGGTAGGTGCTCGTTCGAACGGTGATCTGTGCGCGAACAACTCGGCAAACGGAAGGGATGGTCAACACTGCGATCAGGCTGGCGCGTACGGCTTTGCGGGCAACGCCTACATAGGTTTGTAGTCGAAGATCGACAGCCCGGCGAGCACGGTCGATTCTGCGTGCGAGGGGAGGAGCGTCGGGGGCAAAAGAGCTTGTTCCCCGGAGGATGCGGGTGACTTTGCCTCGTACGGCTTGGCGAGGCACGACCTCGCCGGTGCCTGTCGTGGCGTCGCCGCGGGCGATCCAGTCGCCGGTTGTCGTTCGTTGCAGGGCACGGTGGCAACAGAGTTGGTCGTGCGTCACATACAAGAGCAGATCGCCCGCGCAAATACCGACGTGCTCATCGTCATCCGGAGGTGGGAGCCATTCGATGACCAGCCGGTCTCCTTTCATCAGCGTTGGAAACATGCTCCACCCCGTGACGGAGAATTCCACGGTGTCGGTCGTTGACCATGTCCAAGCAACCGCAGGGATCTGTGCCAGGGTCAAAGGTCGTGGTCTCTGATGGGAGTCAAGGAACGCGATCATACGACGACGCACCTCCCGTTACGAGGCGTCCTGTGATGCGGGTCAGGAGTCTTGTCGCGTTGGATGAGAGGCTGGCCACGCGAAACAGCCGCACCGCCGTACCCGCGGACGCTTTGGTTCCGTATCGCCACGCAAGAAACTCCTTGGAGGGGAACAGTCTTTTCAGGAGATACTGCCATCGATGACCCTGGGGTGCAAACAACCAGAGCAAAAAATGTCCAAGATCGGGTATCGGACGACCAACCACGAGTTGGGTCAGCAACCGGCAGCGGGCGTGGTCGACGCAAGATGTGGGTGCCAGGGTGGAGAGTACGCTGGGAGGAACTAGATCCGGGATCAATATGTTGAGACCGGTGTATAGCGGGATACGGATGTGAGGGGCCGAAGCCAGATCCAGGAGCAGCTCCCAGTCCGGCGGTTCCTTCCGGAGAAGAAGTTGGAGATCCGAGTGTAATGTCCCGGATACGGTCCCACGGTGAACCACAGCATAAAGAATCAGGTAAATGAGCAGATCCGTACTCCCCATCGCGCAGACGTCCGTTCCATTGACGGTCCTACGCGTGGCCCGTGCCCAGAGTTCCTTCGCATCGGGCAGATACCAGATGTCTGTGCACACATCCAAGGCCAACGATCCGTCCGAGGAACGATAGGCGGGATTGCCATCGAGCTGAGGGAGGAATGCATTTTCCAGCATCAGTGTGTGAAGCGCCGGAATAGAGTTTCCATCGAGCAGGAGATCGATATCCGCCAATGGCCGGCTGCCGAAATGTCCATATAAACGGGTGAGGAGATCCCCGCCTTTGAGGATCAGAAACCGAATCCTTTGGGCACGTAACTGGCCGGCGACTGCCGCGAAGGTCCGCAGCATCCGTTGGTTGGACAGGCTGACGTCGGCGTAGCGATCAGCGAGCCTGTCGAGGGTCGAGAAGGGCATGGGCTCGGGACTCCGCTTCGGCCCACCGCTTGAAGTGAGGCAGGCAGGGACTCATGTCACCTGTTTCCAGCCAGGCATCGACTCGTCCTTGTCGGCAATGCGGTCGAACCTCGCATGCGGGACATTGGTCATGCTCGTTCGAGCGCGCTTCGTCAACCGTCCGCTTCAGCACCTCCCATCCCTCCGCGATCGTTCCGGTGCGAAGGTCATAGCGAGGAATTGGAAACACCGTGCACAGGTTCATTTCCCCGTACGGGGTAATGGCAAAGCGGGTTTTACCGCAGGCGCAGTCGATGAAGTCCGGACTTGCCGTGCACGGGGTGTCCCACCCTGAGATCTCCCGTGCCCCCAGCAGCTCGCCATCGAGCCGAATTTTGTCCTCGGGCGAGAGACGGTAACTCAGCGGAATAAGATTCCCGCTCACCGTCGGGGTCACGTCGAAGCAATACTGAAACTTGAAGCGATAGTGCTCGATGAGCGATTTGCAGGCCAGCACTTCGTGCTGGTTGATCGTTGTGACAGGCATCCGGACCACAACCGGCAGGGCGGAGCCAGCCAGCAGGTCAAGGCCGCGGCGAAAGGCCGCATAACCACCGGGTGCTCCGGTCATTCGGTCGTACGTATATTGCGTCGCACCGTATATAGATACGTATATTTGCTCGGTGGCGACCTGCTGGAGGGTCTCGATCAACGAAGCAGTCATTCGCGTCGCGTTCGTCAGGAGCCGGAGCAGCAACCCTTGTTTTCGCGCATGTCGGAGTATGGGCCCAATATCGGGGCGAATGGTGGGCTCCCCACCGGTAAAGGTGACCGTGAGGACGTTAAAGGCGGCGAGTTGTTCCACGATCCGATGGACCTCGGCGGTTGGCAGTTCGTTTGGAAGGGCGCGGTGGGTCGGGTTGAAGCAGTGGAGACATCGGAGATTGCATCCATACGTCAACTCGAATGTCACTCCCTCGGGGTGCCGGACGCTTGCGGTTTTCAAGGCTAGCTGGGAACGAAAGGACTCGGCCTCGATTCGCTTCATCGTGCGGCTCCGGTCGGACAGGATGTGCGTGCGTGGACGACGTCGACCACGTCGGCTCGATTCAGGGCGGCCAGCCGATCGCAGGGCATAGTCGACGCGAGCGCCTCAAGCGTGTCCAGGGTCCGTTCCATGAGACCTCGATCCCACTGCGGAAGAATCGTCTGCTGGATGAGTATGGGAAGGACTTGTCCCGGTTGCAAGGCATGGAAGACGTGGTGTCCGTTTCCGTGGGCGATCGTATAGAGCGAGGTCAGTTCGCCTCGAGCGTTGGCGGCAAATTCTCCGGAACCGACCCAGGGAGTGCCCCAGATGTCAATCGCACCGTTGCGGCGGCGCAGAAGGATGCGCTCGTCGCTGAGCACCTTTGCACCTGCCGCGGCAAACCATCGGGCGATGGTGGATTTGCCGGCACCCGACGGGCCTACGAAGGCGAACCCGTGACCCCGATGGAGCAGCCCCGATGCGTGCAGCAGCACCCCGTGATCGAGAGCCAGCCGAGACACGAAACACACTTCGATGAGAGGATTGAAGAGGTACATGGGGCACCAGCCAACCTCGCCGTCGAATGGTTCCGGCAACATCCACGCTCGCACCGTTCTGTAATCCTGGGACACAAGGGCTCGGGCGCGCGGCTGATGAGTGGCGGTGTGAAGGCTTTCCAGCATGAGCCCGGCTTCAGTCTCAAAGAGCCTCCACAGCCCATGTCCTGCATCGAATCGAAGGGTACCGCCATTTCCGGCCGGAAGATTCGGTACTAACTCCAGATCCACACGCAGATCCACCGACCGGGGATCGTCGAAAAGGAATGGTTCGAATGGCGGCAGCGGCCAAGCCAACGTCGGATAGCCGTTCAGTTCTCGTATGGAGATGATAGAGCCGCCGATGGAAAGCGTCAGGTTCACTGGGAGAACCTCTGGATCGTGAGGGCCGCGATGATGAATCGGGGGATCTCCGCCAGCTTACATGCTTGTTGGGCCATCGAGATTCATCTCGAACAGTGTGGTGCAGCCGAGCGCGTCCTGCTTATGGATCGATCCTATCGGAGATATTGAACTGCGCCTGACGTATCCGCGGTAGCAGATGGACAAGCCTCGCTCGACACGATGCAATGCTGTTGCCATGAGATCGGCCACCCTCGTTTCTACCTTGCTCAGGAGGCACGGGGACCGCTGTCACGACCGGCGGCACCCGAGTGGGATTTGCAATTGCCGGCGCCGCCAGGCCGGCAACCGCCGGGCATGCTGTTTGATAATGTCCTCGCTGTTAGGCTGCAAGCACTAAGGACAGCCTGCTCCTTGTCCAGAGCCACCTCAAAGAGTTGAGGGGCAGTGTAGGATTTTTTGGTCGTCACTCGTCCGTCCCTCTCAGGTTGATCAATTCTTGGAGTGGATGGGGAACCGGAGTTCCTGTCAGCGCAGTCGCCCGTCCGACCGCGAGATCACAGTTGTAGGCAATGGGGGCTTCAACGGAGCCGCACTCCCGGCGCGCCTCGTCAGGCTTCTTGTCGCAAAACTTATAGATTGCACAGGTGCGGCACGGTGACATGGACTGATAGCGGGCGGCACGTACGGCCGTAAACACTCGGTCGATGGCCTCCCGTAACGAGAAATCCCGCAGCGATGCTCGGTGCTCGTACTGCATGGTGCAGGTGCCGAGTTCCCCCCATGCATTCACATGGATGGTGTCCGTTCCACAGCCGCATCGATAGAGCCGGTCAGGGGGGGCGCCGGCTGTGGCCTCTCCGCCACGGGACAGCCATGAAGCCGAGCACGACTGATCGATGCCTTCCAGTTGGGTAACCTGACGAGGCGCCAGGCGAAACTCCAGAGGGGAACAGTCGCCGTTCAAGCGAGGTGAGAGACTGGTGGTATAGCCGAATGACTGGTCGAACGACTCCACGAACGCTTGGATGGCCGGCAACTCATCCTGGTTCCAATTCATGGCCTTTGTCTTGAAGGAGAGCGGTAACGGACTCCGTCTGAGCAGCTCCATCCCGCGTATGAACGCGCGGAAGGATCCCGGCACTTGCGTAAACCAATCGAATCGTCCCTCATCCACCGTGTGGACCGAGACGTCCAACGTAAAGGGCGGCATCCGTTCGAGCCGCTGCACGATGGCTCGTGTGAACAACGTGCCGTTCGTATAAAGCTGCACCAGGAAGCCGTGTCGATGCGCCGCCTCGTAGATCGTGAAGAAGTGAGGGTGCATGAAAATATCCCCGCCCGTCAGATTGAGCCATACGACACCGATGTCTCTCATGCTTCGGAGAAGTGCGAGCCATGCCTCCACGGTGAGTTCCCGTCGAATCGACTCGGGCGTGTTGTACGGATCCGTATAACAGTGGCGGCAATGCAGGTTGCAGCGATTGGTCAACTCGACCTGCGCCTTGATGACACGATCGTCCGATGCGGCGCGATCATGGAGGGCACGGCTGAATTCGCCGTACGTCAGCGTGGGTATGGCCTGTGGGCTAGACATGGCTGACCGTGCCGTGGTTCGTTTTGGAAGGGTGCGACAATTCCTGGTCTTGCGGCCGCTTCCACTGGCAGGCAAACGTCGGCAGGGCCTCAAAAAACCCCTCTCGAAACGATCCAGATCGCAGGTCGTAGCTACTGCGACGGTTGCCCGAGCACAGTTGCAATCTGCCGACCGCATCGATATGGAAGCGGTGCAGACCGCTGCGGCAGGGCGAGGTGTCGGGGCGGGAGCGGGCACAGGCTTCCCTCTGGAGCGCGGGATCCTCTGCGTGCAATGCATCCAGTTCGTCTCTGGATAAGGCATAACGGAACGGCCCGTCGCCTCCGTCCAGCTCGGGACGGAGGTCTTCCCCCAATTGGAAGCGCGTGCCTTCGAAACGGTCGACCCGCGATTTGATCGTCAGGATGTCGTGCCGATTCAACGTCAACGCGGTGGTTTTGAGCACGAGTGGTATGCGACGCGCACGAAGCAGTTCGATTGCGTCAAGACAACGACGGTATGACCCCTGGCACTGGGTCACGCGGTCGAAGCCTTCGGGCGTCGATGCGTGCAGGCTGATCTCGATTCGTTGTGGAGGCAGTTTTACAAAATGATCGGCTTCGTCTTCACGTATCAGCGTGCCATTGGTGAACACGGTGACCAGAAATCCAAGCCGAACGGCATGGTCGTACAGCGTGAAAAAATCCTGCCGTGCGAGCGGTTCTCCTCCGGTGAGGCACAATTCCAGCGTGCCTGCGTCCGCCAATTCGTCCATGATGCGGAAGATTTCTTCCGTGCCGAGTTCCTCTCGGATTCGTTCGGGGCGATTGAAGCAGTCTGTGTAACACATCACGCAGTGAAGGTTGCAGCGGCACGTAAGCTCCCACTGGCAGGCGAGGGGGAATCGATCGGGGAGATGGCGCAGCTTATCCTGTCGGACCATGGGCGACGGAGACCTCCTCGATCGCCTGAATCGACAACAGATCGGTCATGAGCGTCACAACGTCGCGATGCAACTGTTCGCGGGCGACGTCGTACAGGCCGTGGACGTCGTCGATGACGGCGCGAAGCGGGACCCGGCCGTCGAGTCGGTTCCAAACCTCGGCGCCGGTCTCGTTGAGCACGTAAATGCTGTTGCGGTCGGGTAGCCTGCGGTGAATTGGCACGAGGATGCATTCACCGGCGACGTTGCGCTGGATAAAGTCCGGATTTTTCGCATACACGCTTTCCGGTCCCATGGGGGCGGAGAATAGCAAATACCTTCGGTCACTGCTACCGCTAATTGGCGCGTATGTCCCGAAGGTGGGACGTCTCCCGGCTAAGAACGGCAAAGCCCTCCTGCCAATTAAGCTCGAGGATCTCGAGGCCGGTATGCTGCAGTTCGGTGCGGAGCTCGTCTGGGGTGGCAAAGGTGTGGGTAAAATGCCCACTGGTGC harbors:
- a CDS encoding 4'-phosphopantetheinyl transferase — its product is METIWETLSFPPALSGAELCVFKAEWTSVREFTTTFERWLAPGESARVAGTSHLRVRERFVLSRGILRLLLGRYIRCDPARVDIVLEASGRPILGPSHGPGGLRWSLAHSHEAVVVALSHHLRVGIDLEYLGRPMHASEVAHRFFHANEATRLDTLPEDGRTEAFFHYWTAKEAVLKATGLGLSGALDRCVVEYQPGAASAIVHCAENDHVSPWHVAYLGPYPQYLAAISAEGREWTYRCVDASRAFLNALIEGHMGHDGPVPESRRPRKND
- the tadA gene encoding tRNA-specific adenosine deaminase, with the translated sequence MHSETDRDRTFMDEALREATRAAAAGEVPIGAVLVHEHRIIARAHNLRESRQDPTAHAELIVIREAAALLGTWRLLDTTLYVTLEPCAMCAGAAVLSRIPRLVFAAFDPKAGACGSLYNLVQDPRLNHRVQVLTRLGEEESQILLQSFFRGLRDSGTGPS
- a CDS encoding RNA polymerase, producing the protein MSSVTASWIQSTQYQMDDTESDSPLDEQLLARVAKGDLEAFGRLYDTSSCLLFTLALRILGQRDEAADILQDVYSEIWRKAARYDISRGTPMAWLVAMTRTRAIERARARAHRSGARPTVQDKNLVPIIDLVTGPTDHPAEVERRHRASRAYQGLPDESRQALEWAYFDGLTYLDIASRLNEPPGTIKQRIRAGMQQFRTGLQSTDDASPRYGT
- the ahbD gene encoding heme b synthase, with the protein product MKRIEAESFRSQLALKTASVRHPEGVTFELTYGCNLRCLHCFNPTHRALPNELPTAEVHRIVEQLAAFNVLTVTFTGGEPTIRPDIGPILRHARKQGLLLRLLTNATRMTASLIETLQQVATEQIYVSIYGATQYTYDRMTGAPGGYAAFRRGLDLLAGSALPVVVRMPVTTINQHEVLACKSLIEHYRFKFQYCFDVTPTVSGNLIPLSYRLSPEDKIRLDGELLGAREISGWDTPCTASPDFIDCACGKTRFAITPYGEMNLCTVFPIPRYDLRTGTIAEGWEVLKRTVDEARSNEHDQCPACEVRPHCRQGRVDAWLETGDMSPCLPHFKRWAEAESRAHALLDPRQAR
- a CDS encoding radical SAM protein, whose translation is MSSPQAIPTLTYGEFSRALHDRAASDDRVIKAQVELTNRCNLHCRHCYTDPYNTPESIRRELTVEAWLALLRSMRDIGVVWLNLTGGDIFMHPHFFTIYEAAHRHGFLVQLYTNGTLFTRAIVQRLERMPPFTLDVSVHTVDEGRFDWFTQVPGSFRAFIRGMELLRRSPLPLSFKTKAMNWNQDELPAIQAFVESFDQSFGYTTSLSPRLNGDCSPLEFRLAPRQVTQLEGIDQSCSASWLSRGGEATAGAPPDRLYRCGCGTDTIHVNAWGELGTCTMQYEHRASLRDFSLREAIDRVFTAVRAARYQSMSPCRTCAIYKFCDKKPDEARRECGSVEAPIAYNCDLAVGRATALTGTPVPHPLQELINLRGTDE